The following proteins are encoded in a genomic region of Deltaproteobacteria bacterium:
- a CDS encoding four helix bundle protein gives MGGKIEQFEDLECWKEARLLVKMIYQVANSGPFSKDFGLKDQIQRAAISVMANIAEGFETYSDLEFIRFLNIAVRSCAEVRSHAYVALDVGYINLNIFNELGQQTKKCSNFVKAFIKYLKNKT, from the coding sequence ATGGGTGGTAAGATCGAACAATTTGAGGATTTGGAGTGTTGGAAAGAGGCACGCCTTCTGGTGAAGATGATATATCAAGTTGCCAATAGTGGTCCTTTTTCAAAAGATTTTGGTTTGAAGGATCAAATTCAACGTGCGGCAATTTCCGTGATGGCAAATATAGCAGAGGGGTTTGAAACATATTCAGATCTGGAATTCATTCGGTTTCTTAATATCGCTGTTCGCTCCTGTGCTGAAGTCCGTTCTCATGCATATGTTGCGCTGGATGTGGGATACATTAATTTAAATATTTTTAATGAATTGGGCCAACAAACTAAAAAATGTTCAAATTTTGTGAAGGCATTTATCAAATATCTGAAGAATAAGACATGA
- a CDS encoding ATP-binding protein, with amino-acid sequence MLTNQILRDHFPLNKIVFVVGPRQVGKTTIAKQLLESRKSEYLYRNWDDLEWRRAISRKPYGFIDTYRPKQSNIKPLVVLDEIHKFPRWKRYVKGLWDTRKDSMDLLVTGSGRLDVYQKGGDSLLGRYHQYRLHPLSVREVVDQLPPEKNYKPEDTLEMFLGISSGPKANALNAFRDLLKWGGFPNPFLGKSEQQLRLWHRERRHLIVREDLRDLSKIQLVSHVEEMVELIVPRAGSILSLNSLREDLQVALDSVRLWTSYLERLYFIYLVRPYAGKVARALKREPKVYLWDWSEIPDEGARFENMVASHLLKWCHFCEDWGYPKLSLHFVRDKEKREVDFLVTKDRKPWLLIEAKLSEKNPNNAIHYFAEKLGVKHTFQIVANLDRTGQAGDVHVVDAANFLASLPV; translated from the coding sequence ATGCTGACAAATCAGATTCTTCGCGATCATTTTCCACTGAATAAAATTGTCTTTGTTGTTGGGCCAAGGCAGGTTGGCAAAACAACAATCGCCAAACAACTTCTTGAATCAAGAAAATCAGAATATCTTTATCGTAATTGGGATGATTTGGAGTGGAGACGCGCCATCAGTCGCAAACCCTATGGCTTTATTGATACATATAGACCCAAACAGTCAAACATCAAACCCCTCGTCGTCCTTGACGAAATTCACAAATTTCCACGATGGAAAAGATATGTTAAAGGTTTGTGGGACACGAGAAAAGATTCAATGGATCTTCTCGTAACGGGCAGTGGCCGCCTTGATGTGTATCAAAAAGGCGGGGATAGTCTTCTTGGACGTTATCATCAATACCGTTTGCATCCATTATCGGTAAGAGAAGTTGTCGATCAGTTACCCCCTGAAAAAAATTACAAACCCGAAGATACGCTTGAGATGTTCCTCGGTATAAGTTCCGGACCTAAGGCCAATGCGCTGAATGCTTTCAGAGATCTTTTGAAATGGGGCGGATTTCCAAATCCATTTTTGGGTAAAAGCGAACAACAACTTCGTTTATGGCACCGCGAACGAAGACATTTGATTGTCAGAGAAGATTTGAGGGACCTGTCCAAAATTCAACTCGTATCTCATGTGGAGGAAATGGTTGAATTAATAGTGCCAAGAGCGGGTAGCATTCTTTCCCTAAATTCTCTTCGTGAAGATTTGCAAGTGGCACTCGATTCCGTCCGATTATGGACATCCTATCTGGAGCGTCTCTATTTCATATATCTTGTTAGGCCTTACGCCGGAAAAGTGGCGCGTGCTCTCAAACGCGAACCCAAAGTTTATCTTTGGGATTGGTCTGAAATTCCGGATGAGGGCGCGCGATTTGAAAATATGGTGGCCAGCCATCTTTTGAAATGGTGCCATTTCTGCGAAGATTGGGGTTATCCAAAACTGTCTCTCCACTTCGTTCGAGATAAAGAAAAACGGGAAGTGGATTTTCTTGTTACCAAGGACAGAAAACCATGGCTATTGATCGAGGCAAAACTCTCCGAGAAAAATCCAAATAACGCCATTCATTATTTCGCCGAAAAACTGGGTGTCAAACACACGTTTCAAATTGTGGCTAATCTTGACAGGACGGGCCAAGCTGGCGATGTTCATGTGGTTGATGCGGCAAATTTTCTTGCGTCACTACCGGTGTGA